A stretch of the Pseudalkalibacillus hwajinpoensis genome encodes the following:
- a CDS encoding diphthine--ammonia ligase, with product MNLIFSWSSGKDSAIALFDCLKQSHLQVKGLWTTINETNGAIPFHGVHTALLEKQVAAIGLPLTITNLPDNCTNKQYEKLVSNQYKVFKEAEIEGVVFADLFLDDIRHYRETLLQDCKLEGIYPLWQHSTLHTAKRFIATGFKAVITTVDQSKISPDWVGKPFDDNFLQSLPNNVDPCGENGEFHTFVWNGPIFEKEVIVEIQEIVEQGNFRTAILKNW from the coding sequence TTGAATTTAATTTTTTCATGGAGCTCTGGGAAGGACAGCGCCATAGCTTTATTCGATTGTTTAAAGCAATCACATCTTCAAGTGAAAGGATTATGGACAACCATTAACGAAACAAATGGTGCCATTCCTTTTCATGGCGTACATACAGCGTTGCTTGAAAAGCAGGTAGCTGCTATTGGTCTGCCTCTAACGATAACCAATTTACCAGATAACTGTACGAATAAGCAATACGAGAAACTTGTTAGCAATCAATATAAGGTGTTTAAAGAAGCAGAAATAGAAGGGGTCGTATTCGCTGATTTATTTCTAGATGATATTCGTCATTATCGGGAAACGCTTTTACAGGATTGCAAACTGGAGGGCATATACCCATTGTGGCAACATTCCACTCTACATACGGCAAAAAGATTCATCGCGACAGGTTTTAAAGCAGTGATCACAACAGTTGATCAGTCAAAAATTTCTCCTGATTGGGTAGGGAAACCATTTGATGATAACTTTCTTCAATCCCTTCCAAATAACGTGGATCCGTGCGGTGAAAATGGAGAATTTCATACGTTTGTATGGAACGGCCCAATTTTTGAAAAAGAAGTGATAGTTGAAATTCAAGAGATAGTAGAGCAAGGCAATTTTCGAACAGCCATTTTGAAGAACTGGTAA
- a CDS encoding energy-coupling factor transporter transmembrane component T family protein codes for MQWTLQYKETWLHRLNPAFKLVFILALFILLLFVHNPNLISNVTVVPLILVLFATGHQKKILAILMIPFLLLFFSSASSMMFFGQGTTTWWKWGIVHITEESFFRGLHIGFRALNFALLGLLFALTTRPVFLFYSLVQQLKVPPRYAYSFMAAVRILPVMMEEFQQLRAALLIRGIKKKKGFARIMQSVTLYAVPLLSQSIRRAHRIAVAMEAKQFNNKERTYYYKQTFSRVDAYFILYITVGFSLAYWGGLTFPYFDITDVRN; via the coding sequence ATGCAGTGGACTCTACAGTATAAAGAAACATGGCTTCATCGTTTAAATCCTGCTTTTAAATTGGTGTTCATTTTAGCATTATTTATCCTTCTTTTATTCGTTCACAATCCAAATTTGATTAGCAATGTAACAGTGGTTCCATTAATTCTCGTCTTGTTCGCCACAGGACATCAGAAAAAGATACTAGCGATCTTAATGATTCCATTTTTGTTATTATTTTTCTCAAGTGCTTCTAGTATGATGTTCTTTGGTCAAGGGACAACGACTTGGTGGAAGTGGGGAATCGTTCATATTACAGAAGAGAGCTTCTTTCGAGGTCTTCACATCGGGTTTAGAGCTTTAAATTTCGCCTTGCTCGGACTTCTATTCGCTTTGACAACGAGGCCAGTATTTCTCTTCTATTCCCTCGTTCAACAGCTTAAAGTACCGCCTCGGTATGCCTATAGCTTTATGGCTGCTGTTCGGATTCTTCCTGTTATGATGGAGGAATTCCAACAGCTAAGAGCCGCATTACTTATTAGAGGTATAAAAAAGAAAAAAGGGTTCGCTCGAATCATGCAGTCTGTGACGCTTTATGCGGTGCCATTGCTTTCTCAAAGTATTCGTAGAGCTCATCGCATTGCAGTTGCCATGGAAGCGAAGCAGTTCAATAATAAGGAACGAACTTATTATTACAAACAGACCTTCTCTAGAGTTGATGCATATTTTATACTCTACATTACGGTAGGTTTTTCTCTTGCTTATTGGGGTGGTCTAACATTTCCTTACTTTGATATCACAGATGTTAGAAATTAA
- a CDS encoding NifU N-terminal domain-containing protein, which yields MELRVDRTPNPNAIKITADQQLFEGTSSHSFKKNDNPDHQMAAALLKLDGVDNVFGYQDFITINKMPEADWDTLLPEVKETISHNA from the coding sequence ATGGAATTACGCGTAGATCGTACACCAAACCCAAATGCTATTAAAATTACGGCAGATCAACAGCTTTTCGAAGGAACTTCAAGCCATTCTTTCAAGAAGAATGACAATCCTGATCATCAAATGGCTGCTGCACTTCTTAAATTAGATGGTGTTGATAATGTGTTTGGATACCAGGATTTTATTACAATTAATAAGATGCCAGAGGCAGATTGGGATACATTACTTCCAGAAGTAAAAGAAACAATCTCTCATAACGCATAG
- a CDS encoding SGNH/GDSL hydrolase family protein translates to MPVLVCFGDCLTAREVDDKGNERLTSRIRGALDEWIVINAGSTPTSREGVSRFQSDVLSYKPDYVTIFFGTQEACLGQSSDLSEFERNIEYMVNNLPSERVILISPSPVMNEGNVSMTNQKIEGYADRIKHLANKLGTRHIDLWQLIRENKKSKMLYEKDGLQLNAKGYKLITKEVLNSLGRRTKFKPVIKLF, encoded by the coding sequence ATGCCTGTACTTGTTTGTTTTGGCGACTGCCTAACAGCGAGGGAAGTAGATGATAAAGGGAACGAACGTCTTACATCAAGGATAAGAGGGGCTCTTGATGAATGGATCGTGATTAATGCAGGTTCAACCCCAACTTCTAGAGAAGGGGTATCGCGTTTTCAGTCTGATGTTCTCAGCTACAAACCGGATTATGTAACCATTTTCTTTGGAACGCAAGAAGCTTGTTTAGGACAAAGTTCAGATTTGAGTGAGTTTGAAAGAAATATTGAGTACATGGTTAATAATCTCCCTTCAGAACGGGTTATTCTTATTTCACCATCACCAGTGATGAATGAAGGAAATGTCTCAATGACAAATCAGAAAATAGAGGGTTATGCTGATCGAATAAAACATTTAGCAAATAAGCTTGGAACAAGACATATTGATCTCTGGCAATTGATTCGAGAAAATAAGAAAAGTAAAATGCTTTATGAAAAAGACGGTCTCCAGCTAAATGCAAAAGGATATAAGCTGATAACAAAAGAAGTACTGAATTCGCTTGGCAGGCGAACAAAATTTAAACCGGTCATAAAACTTTTTTAA
- a CDS encoding DUF3813 domain-containing protein, which translates to MGNRHFQLAREAVAKAEQMAAGHPELQNQIDVAQNNLSAAFHQSTSAEKEQLTSYQAVIQELSHESSNKPF; encoded by the coding sequence ATGGGTAATCGTCATTTTCAGCTTGCTCGAGAAGCCGTTGCAAAAGCGGAGCAAATGGCTGCAGGTCATCCAGAGTTGCAAAACCAAATCGATGTGGCCCAAAATAATCTTTCTGCAGCTTTTCACCAATCTACAAGCGCAGAAAAAGAACAGCTCACATCTTACCAGGCAGTTATACAAGAACTTAGCCATGAATCATCCAATAAACCCTTTTAG
- a CDS encoding ECF transporter S component, with product MKRLKLSDILITIVIALVFGIIYKLWGPVYNIFKPFGLHIGDVIYGMWFIAGTVAVLLLRKPGVALLAETAAASGEFLVGSEYGLSVLLYGIVQGLGTELMFALFGYKRYTAFVAALGGIAAAVGSIVMDAAYGYVMDLALWNLLLLIGARLIGGFLLAGLLAYFLVEALEKTGVTSLVRPASDEDYKALDQ from the coding sequence ATGAAACGACTAAAGCTTTCGGACATTTTGATTACGATCGTGATTGCCCTTGTTTTTGGGATTATTTATAAACTGTGGGGACCGGTCTATAACATCTTTAAACCATTTGGTCTCCACATTGGTGATGTGATTTACGGGATGTGGTTTATTGCGGGAACAGTGGCAGTGCTTCTACTTCGTAAGCCCGGTGTGGCACTACTTGCAGAAACGGCTGCAGCTTCTGGTGAATTTCTTGTAGGTTCAGAATATGGATTATCTGTTCTTCTATATGGAATTGTTCAAGGGTTAGGAACGGAATTAATGTTTGCCTTATTTGGCTATAAACGATACACCGCATTTGTTGCGGCGCTTGGAGGAATTGCTGCTGCAGTAGGCTCCATTGTCATGGATGCCGCCTACGGATATGTGATGGACCTCGCTCTATGGAATTTACTTCTTCTCATTGGTGCTAGGTTAATTGGAGGCTTTCTATTAGCTGGACTACTTGCTTATTTCCTAGTAGAGGCTTTAGAGAAAACGGGAGTTACTAGCTTGGTTAGACCAGCAAGTGATGAAGATTATAAGGCGTTAGATCAGTAA
- a CDS encoding GNAT family N-acetyltransferase, translating into MNVYQLSSQTDEDMIEKVSKLLMKQITRSDQDGSYDKLVKGVKLALDEQTASRIVVAESDDEVLGVAFFNIGVSLSSGGPYIWLNELFVDPDARNRGIGRKLLLHVIYWAENEGIKGIELETGIHNAVTKHLYNSLGFHDIISKRYGFTFSS; encoded by the coding sequence ATGAATGTGTATCAATTATCCAGCCAGACAGATGAAGACATGATTGAAAAGGTTTCAAAGTTATTAATGAAGCAAATTACTCGTTCTGATCAAGATGGAAGCTACGATAAACTCGTTAAAGGAGTAAAGCTTGCTCTTGATGAACAGACAGCATCACGAATCGTTGTCGCAGAGTCTGATGACGAAGTCCTTGGCGTCGCGTTTTTTAATATCGGCGTCAGCCTCTCTAGTGGTGGTCCATATATTTGGTTAAATGAATTATTTGTTGATCCAGATGCACGAAATAGAGGTATTGGTAGGAAATTACTACTTCATGTGATTTATTGGGCTGAGAATGAAGGGATTAAGGGGATTGAACTTGAAACAGGAATTCATAACGCTGTTACAAAACACCTATACAATTCCCTCGGTTTCCATGACATTATTTCAAAAAGATACGGGTTTACCTTCTCTTCTTAA
- a CDS encoding ABC transporter ATP-binding protein has translation MKVGVSNLRVKYAGADTLLFNRLSLEIAEGEKVLFLGPSGCGKSTLLQILSGLIPNAVPVPMKADAKSIPASSGVVFQDPDSQFCMPYVDEEMAFVLENRAVPQPEMEGLIRHYLEKVGLSFQDPHIEINSLSQGMKQRLAIASMLALEPEVIFLDEPTALLDPAGTSDVWKTIKQINATQTMIIVEHKIDEVIDFVDRIVLLDSEGRIIADADPKSVFSFHKHKMKEYGIWYPGVWEEHTNEKNLPAPYMKGKEILEINQLKGYRGKLPKIEVQNGSAHEGEWIVVTGKNGAGKSSFLLSLMNVMKTSGKKRVMNQELKSIKASREQLAFVFQNPEFQFVTNSVYDELAYSLEMIGDVEVDQKVGQWLEAYDLKQVRTLHPYQLSTGQKRRLSVGTAMFGSQPILLLDEPTFGQDASNTFKLLALFEQLRSKGMLIIMVTHDEKIVQNYGTREWIIEEGKLTADRDLLRREEREHHAVDSTV, from the coding sequence ATGAAAGTGGGTGTATCAAACCTTCGTGTGAAATATGCGGGAGCGGACACACTGTTATTTAATAGGTTATCTCTTGAGATTGCAGAAGGGGAAAAGGTCTTATTTCTTGGTCCGAGCGGTTGTGGTAAGTCAACTCTTCTTCAGATATTATCTGGTTTAATTCCAAATGCCGTTCCAGTGCCTATGAAGGCAGACGCCAAAAGCATACCAGCATCTTCAGGCGTTGTATTTCAAGATCCTGATTCTCAGTTTTGCATGCCATATGTGGATGAAGAGATGGCATTCGTATTGGAAAATCGTGCTGTCCCGCAACCTGAAATGGAAGGGTTAATTCGTCATTATCTTGAAAAGGTAGGTCTTTCCTTTCAGGATCCGCATATTGAGATTAATTCACTTTCACAAGGGATGAAACAGCGACTAGCCATTGCATCCATGCTTGCACTTGAGCCAGAGGTGATCTTTTTGGATGAACCGACTGCATTACTTGATCCTGCAGGTACTTCTGACGTATGGAAAACAATTAAACAAATTAATGCTACACAAACCATGATTATCGTTGAGCATAAGATTGATGAAGTGATCGATTTTGTTGATCGCATCGTCCTTTTGGATTCAGAGGGAAGGATTATCGCAGATGCTGACCCAAAAAGTGTCTTCTCTTTTCATAAACATAAGATGAAGGAATATGGGATTTGGTATCCTGGCGTATGGGAAGAACATACAAATGAAAAAAACCTTCCTGCTCCGTATATGAAAGGGAAAGAAATTCTTGAGATTAATCAGTTAAAAGGGTATCGAGGCAAACTCCCTAAAATTGAAGTGCAAAATGGATCAGCTCATGAGGGAGAATGGATTGTTGTAACCGGAAAGAATGGAGCAGGTAAAAGCTCCTTTCTTTTAAGTTTAATGAATGTGATGAAAACGTCCGGGAAAAAGAGAGTAATGAATCAGGAATTAAAATCGATCAAAGCTTCCCGTGAACAGCTAGCATTTGTTTTTCAAAATCCAGAGTTTCAATTTGTCACGAATTCTGTCTATGATGAACTTGCTTATTCTCTTGAAATGATAGGAGACGTGGAAGTAGATCAAAAAGTAGGTCAGTGGCTTGAAGCATATGATCTTAAGCAAGTGCGAACTCTTCATCCGTACCAGCTTTCTACGGGGCAAAAAAGAAGGTTAAGCGTAGGAACGGCCATGTTTGGTTCTCAACCGATTCTTTTGTTAGACGAACCAACATTTGGACAAGATGCAAGTAATACGTTTAAGTTGCTCGCTTTATTTGAACAGTTAAGGTCAAAGGGAATGCTCATCATCATGGTGACACATGATGAGAAGATTGTTCAAAATTATGGAACGAGAGAATGGATCATTGAAGAAGGGAAGCTAACCGCTGATCGAGATCTTCTGAGAAGGGAAGAGAGGGAGCATCATGCAGTGGACTCTACAGTATAA
- a CDS encoding DUF3941 domain-containing protein, producing MTSTKDNNKKAVDHNAKRMLKNKLKEENREGGKHQYSKDTDHL from the coding sequence GTGACATCAACAAAAGATAATAATAAAAAAGCAGTTGATCATAATGCTAAACGAATGTTGAAAAACAAGTTGAAAGAAGAAAACCGTGAAGGCGGGAAACACCAGTATTCTAAAGATACTGACCACTTGTAG
- a CDS encoding YitT family protein, which translates to MFLLEEVKKIIVILLGAILGAVSLNLFLIPANVYASGFTGIAQLISSVLSDYTPISISTGILLMLLNIPVAILGWKKVGKSFTLYSIISVGATTFFLEIIPVQALSEDILLNAVFGGVIAAIGIGFTLKWGASTGGMDIVAMILSRMKDRPIGTYFFSMNALIILTAGMLYGWEKALYTLVTLYVSSRVIDVIHTRHEKLTAMIVTSKGNEMQKAIHDRLVRGITKLPAKGAYRGEDKEMLMIVVTRYELYDLEHIIQDIDPTAFTNIVNTTGIFGFFRTDG; encoded by the coding sequence GTGTTCTTATTGGAAGAAGTAAAAAAAATTATTGTGATTCTCTTAGGTGCGATCCTTGGTGCAGTTTCTCTGAACTTATTTCTTATCCCTGCCAATGTTTATGCTAGTGGTTTTACTGGTATCGCACAGCTGATTTCTAGCGTACTAAGTGATTATACGCCAATTTCAATCTCAACGGGTATTTTACTTATGTTACTAAATATCCCTGTAGCTATACTGGGATGGAAGAAAGTTGGTAAATCTTTTACATTGTATAGTATTATCAGTGTTGGAGCTACTACCTTTTTCCTTGAAATCATTCCAGTACAGGCTCTTTCAGAAGATATCCTGCTAAATGCAGTGTTTGGCGGAGTCATTGCAGCAATTGGTATCGGTTTTACATTAAAATGGGGGGCTTCCACCGGAGGAATGGACATCGTAGCCATGATTCTATCCCGCATGAAAGACCGTCCAATCGGTACGTATTTCTTCAGCATGAACGCGTTGATTATCCTCACCGCAGGAATGCTTTATGGCTGGGAAAAAGCTCTTTATACGCTCGTTACCTTATACGTATCTTCTCGAGTAATCGACGTCATTCACACACGTCACGAAAAATTAACAGCAATGATCGTAACTTCCAAAGGAAATGAAATGCAAAAAGCTATTCATGACCGACTTGTTAGAGGAATCACCAAGCTCCCTGCCAAAGGTGCCTACAGAGGAGAAGACAAAGAAATGCTCATGATCGTCGTCACACGCTATGAACTATACGACCTCGAGCACATCATCCAAGACATCGACCCGACCGCCTTCACCAACATAGTCAACACCACAGGCATCTTCGGATTCTTTAGAACGGATGGTTAA
- a CDS encoding DegV family protein, which yields MTVKIITDSASDLPEDLARKHDIDIMPLMVIIGDQEYYDREEIQAKELYKTLREGTMAKTSQIPPARIRETFTKYAKMGQPFIYIALSSGISGTYQSAAIIKNEVQEEYPDVQMEVIDSKAASLGYGLMAIHAAELAEKGEGFEQISESLNSKYLTHMEHIFTVDDLEFLQRGGRVSKASAFFGGMLKIKPVLHVEDGKLVPIEKIRGKNKVTKRMVEIMQERGVNLQSQLIGISHGDDLESAEKLKSAIQETYGSEHFVIHEVGATIGSHSGPGTLALFFLNK from the coding sequence ATGACAGTTAAAATCATTACAGATAGCGCCTCGGATTTGCCAGAGGATCTCGCACGAAAGCACGACATCGACATCATGCCACTAATGGTCATTATCGGAGATCAGGAGTATTATGACCGTGAAGAGATCCAAGCAAAAGAGTTATATAAGACTTTGCGAGAAGGTACAATGGCCAAAACGTCGCAAATTCCTCCAGCACGGATACGAGAGACATTTACGAAATACGCTAAAATGGGTCAGCCTTTTATTTATATTGCGCTATCTTCTGGCATTTCAGGTACATACCAATCCGCTGCCATCATAAAAAATGAAGTACAGGAAGAATACCCTGACGTACAAATGGAGGTCATTGATTCCAAAGCCGCTTCTCTCGGCTACGGACTTATGGCGATCCACGCTGCAGAGCTTGCTGAAAAAGGTGAAGGATTTGAGCAAATATCAGAAAGCTTAAACAGCAAGTATTTAACGCACATGGAACACATTTTCACAGTAGACGACCTGGAGTTCCTTCAGCGCGGCGGTCGCGTCAGCAAAGCTTCGGCCTTCTTTGGTGGAATGTTAAAAATCAAACCAGTGCTCCACGTTGAAGACGGGAAACTTGTTCCGATTGAAAAAATTCGTGGTAAAAACAAAGTCACAAAGCGTATGGTTGAGATCATGCAGGAACGCGGCGTTAACCTTCAGTCTCAATTAATCGGCATATCACATGGAGATGACCTTGAAAGCGCTGAAAAATTAAAAAGTGCGATTCAAGAGACATATGGGAGTGAGCACTTTGTCATTCATGAAGTAGGCGCTACGATTGGCTCTCACTCAGGACCAGGAACACTTGCATTGTTTTTCTTAAATAAATAA